AGGGAAGTCTCGTGCTGGAAGGGAAGTCTCGCCGAAGAGGGCGCGTGGGTAGGAGAGGGCGCGTGGGCAGGAGAGTGCGCGTGAACGGGGCGCGTGGACGGGGGAGTCTGCGCAGAGCATCAGGGCCGCAGACAGAGAAAGACCGGGCCGCAAGAACGCCTCTCGGCGGAAGGCCGCTCGAAGCGGCAGAATTTGGAGCCCGGGGTTATGCGGCCCGGCCGATCCATTGTAACGTCCTCGCGGCGGAGGTATTCCCGACCGTCCTAAGCTGGGCGCATGGCCCAGCGCTTCGCCCTGATGATCACTCCCGTCGACGCGGCCGACACCCGGAAGGACTTCTCGGACACTTTCGTCGAGATGGACGTCAGCGCCCCCGCGCTCAGCGTGGGGGAGTTCAGCACCCAGCGCGGCGACGGGGTGTTCGAGTCGATCGGCGTGATCGACGGGCACGCCAACGAAGTCGAGGCGCATGTGCAGCGGCTGGCGCATTCCGCGCGGATCTGTGACCTGCCGGCTCCCCATCTGGAGCAGTGGCGCCAGGCGGTCGCGGTCGCTGCGGCGCGCATTCCGCAGGGTGAGGCGGTCGTCAAGCTGATCCTCAGCCGTGGCGTCGAGCACGGTCCGGCGCCGACGGCGTGGGTGACCGCCTCGCCCGCCCCTGACTTCTCGGCCGTCCGCCGTGAGGGCGTGCGCGTGGTGACACTCGACCGCGGCTACGACCTGGGTGCGGGGGAGCGCGCGCCGTGGCTGCTGTTGGGCGCGAAGACCCTGTCGTATGCGGTGAACATGGCGGCCCTGCGCGAAGCGCGCCGTCGTGGCGCCGACGACGCCGTGTTCGTCACCCGCGACGGCTTCGTGCTCGAGGCGCCCACGGCCTCACTGATCGTCCGCCGCGGCGATGAGTTCATCACCACTGCGCCGTCCGCCGGCATCCTGCACGGCACCACCCAGCTGAGCGTCTACGAGTATCTGGAATCGCGCGGGTTCCGCACGGAGTACGCCACGCTGTCGGTGTCGGACCTGGCGACGGCGGATGCCGCGTGGCTGGTCTCCAGCATCCGTCTGGCCGTTGCGATCACCGCCGTGGACGGTGCGCTGCTGGCATCCGACCCTGCCCTGACCGCCGAGCTGAACACCTTCCTGCGCTCGCCGCGCTGAGCGCGCGACGTCCCGGTGTGACGGATCACTGATGCAGGTCGCGTCGCCCGGTGTGTCGCGCGGTCGACACGCCGCAGTGCGGCCGCCGCATCAGTGATTCGCGACACGGATGCACGGATGCCCGCTCAGGCCAGGTGCCGGCCCGCAGCCACCACTGCGAGGATGGCCTCTTCCACCACATCCCAGTGGTGGACGATCATCGCGTAGTCGAAGCGCAGCGTCACGTAGCCTCGCGCGGCCGCGCGGGCGTCCCGCTGCAGGTCCTTGTGCCGCAGCGACCCCGTACGTCCGTCGGACGCACGATCATCATGGTTCTGCATACCGTCGGCTTCGATGATCAGGCGGTCGCCGACCAGGAGATCGACCTCGCCGACGCCGGCGATGCGCACCTGCGTGCGTGCCTCGATGCCCAGCCTGTGCAGGCGCAGCCGCACCAGCGACTCCAGCCCGCTATCCGCATCGGCGCGAGCGAACGACAGCAGCCCGCGCATTCCACCCGGCAGGCGGGTGGACAGCCAGCGCAGGTCGCCGAGCGTCACCAGGGACCGCCGCAGTCCCGACTCCAGTGCGGCGAAGAAGGTCTCCTCGCCGGCGCACACCGCGATCTGCAGCAGGATGTTCCGCAGCGGCGGGAGTGCGCCGAATGCGGTGACACCGTCATCCCAGTGCAGCCGCACTTCGCATTCGGTCCGCTCGCAGTCGTGACGGTTGCCGGCGTGACCGCACCAGACGTGCAGGGCGTCCACCTCGTCGAGCAGCCACAGGCCCCGCATCCGCCCCGCTGTGACGCAGCCGACGGTACCGCCGTGCTGCGCGGCGTGCACCAAGGCCGGGTGGGCATCCGGTCGTGCATACACACCACGGCGCACCTGGACGATCTCCCCTGCTGCACGGGCTCGTGCGATCTCCCGCGCAGTCACGCCGCGGCGGCGCAGGGCGGCGGTGCGGACGACCGGACCGAGCTCAGCCAGTGCGGAGGTCGCCGTCGGGGATGCCATGCTTCGAGCATCCCGGAGCGTCGCGACGCCGAGAGGGCCGCAGCCCGGCATCCGTGGACAACTCGCCTGAATCCGAAGATGTGCAGGGAGAGAGCGCGCGTACCGGATCACTGACGCTGACGAAAAGCCTCGGCGTGTCGCACGCGAACACGCCGAGGAACCCGATGGCCGTCAGTGATCCATCACACGACCCACGGCCCAGACCACGGCCCAGGCCCCGATCACCCGAAGCGGCCGGAGACGTAGTCCTCGGTGGCCTGCACCGACGGGGTGGTGAAGATCGTGGCGGTGTCGTCGTACTCGATCAGCTTGCCGGGCTTTCCGGTGCCGGCGATGTTGAAGAACGCCGTCCTGTCGCTGACCCGGCTGGCCTGCTGCATGTTGTGCGTGACGATCACGACGGTGTACTCGTTCTTCAGCTCGCCGATGAGCTCCTCGATCGCGTAGGTCGAGATGGGATCCAGGGCCGAGCACGGCTCGTCCATCAGGATCACCTCGGGCGAGACGGCGATCGCCCGGGCGATGCACAGGCGCTGCTGCTGACCGCCGGAGAGCCCCGAGCCTGGTTTGTCGAGGCGGTCTTTGACCTCGTTCCACAGGTTCGCACTGGTCAGCGACTTCTCGACCAGGGCGTCTTCGTCGGCGCGAGACATGCGCGTGTTGTTCAGTTTGACCCCGGCCAGCACGTTGTCCTTGATCGACATCGTCGGGAACGGGTTGGGTCGCTGGAAGACCATGCCCACCTGGCGACGGACCAGCACGGGGTCGACGCCGGGCCCGTACAGGTCTTTGCCGTCCAGCAGCACCTCGCCCTCGACGCGGGCCCCGGGGATCACCTCGTGCATGCGGTTCAGCGTGCGCAGGAAGGTGGACTTGCCGCAACCGGACGGGCCGATGAACGCCGTGACGCTGCGCGGCTGGATGTCGAGCGAGACACCCTCGACGGCGCGGAAATCGCCGTAGTAGACGTTCAGGTCGTTGACTTCGATGCTCTTTGACAAGGCGTTCCTTCGGGCTTCTTCGGACTTCTTCGGGACGGCGCTCAGCGGATCTTGGCGGGAGCGAAGTATTTGGCGACGAGCCTGGCGACGAGGTTCAGCACCATCACGATCAGGATCAGCACGAGCGCGGCGGCCCAGGCGCGGTTCACGTACGCCTCGGCGGGGATGCCCTGATTCATGTACTGCGTGTACACGAACACCGGCAGCGACATCATCCGGCCGTCGGTCAGGCTGTAGTTCATGGATGCCGTGAATCCGGCGGTCACCAGCAGCGGCGCGGTCTCGCCGATCACACGTGCGATCGACAGCGTCACACCGGTGACGATGCCCGCCATCGAGGTGGGCAGCACGACTTTGAGGATCGTCAGCCATTTCGGCACGCCGAGTGCGAACGAGGCTTCGCGAAGCTCGTTGGGCACCAGGCGCAGCATCTCCTCGCTGGAGCGGACGACGACGGGGATCATCAGCACCGCCAGCGACAGCGCGCCCATCAGGCCGATGCGGATGCCGGGGCCGATCAGCAGCGCGAACAGGGCGTAGATGAACAGACCGGCGACGATCGAGGGGATGCCGGTCATCACGTCGACGAGGAAGGTGATGCCGCGGGCGAGTCTGCCGCGACCGTACTCGACCAGATAGATCGAGGTGAGCAGGCCGATCGGGATGGAGATCACCGCGGCGGCGAGCGTGATGAGCACCGTGCCCATGATGGCGTGCAGGGCGCCGCCGCCCTCGCCGACCACGTTGCGCATCGAGTGGGAGAAGAACTCCGCGCTCAGTCCTGCCACGCCGTTCTGCAGCGCGGTGTACGCCACCGATGCGAGGGGGATCATCGCGATGCCGAAGGCCGTCGACACCAGCGCTGTGACCACGCGGTCGGTGGCCTTGCGCCGGCCCTCCACGAGGGTGGAGGTCACGCCGATGAGCACGAGATACAGCAGGATGCCGACGACCAGCGTGCCTACGACGCTGAAGCCGCCGCCGCCCGCGGCGATCACGCCGAAGACGGCGGCGGCGATCGCCAGGGATGCCGCCAGCAGGGCCCACGGCGACCACGACGGCAGACGGCCGTTGGTGATGCGCACCGCCGGTGCGAGCTGCACCGCTGCCGGGGCGGCGGACGGGGCGTTCTCGATGATGGTCATGTCAGTTCGCTCCCGAGAATTCCTTGCGGCGGTTCACGATCCAGCGCGCGACGGCGTTGACCGCAAACGTGACCACGAAGAGGATGAGGCCGGTGGCGATCAGCACGTTGATGTTCAGTCCGTACGCCTCGGGGAAGGTCTGCGCGATGTTCGCGGGGATGGTGTTGGGGTTCTGCGCGGTGAGCAGACGCCAGGTGATCCCGCCGGAGGCGGAGAGCACCATGGCGACGGCCATCGTCTCGCCGAGCGCGCGACCCAGCCCCAGCATCGAGGCCGACACGATCCCGCCGCGGGCGAACGGCAGCACCGCCATGCGGATCATCTCCCAGCGGGTGGCGCCCAGCGCCAGGGCGGCTTCCTCGTGCAGAGTGGGCGTCTGCAGGAAGATCTCGCGGCAGATCGCGGTGATGATGGGCAGCACCATCACGGCCAGCACGATCGCGGCCGTGAGGATGTTCCGCCCGGATGGGTTCCCGTCGAACAGCGGGATCCAGTTCAGGTGCTGGGTCATCCAGGTGTAGATCGGGAGGGCCGCCGGAGCGAGCACGGCGATGCCCCAGATTCCGAACACCACCGAGGGCACGGCTGCCAGCAGATCGACGATGTAACCGAGGCCCTGGGCGAGCCGCCGGGGAGCGTAGTGCGAGATGAACAGCGCGACTGCGATCGACAGCGGAATGGCGATGAGCAGTGCGAGGGCCGCCGCCCACACGGTTCCGAAGGCGAGCGGCCCGACGTACTCCCAGAAGTCGGTCTTCAGGATCGTGGCGTCGTCGCCGGTGGCGGTCATTCCGGGGATCGACTGGATGACGAGGAACACCGCGACGGCGGCGAGCGTCACCAGGATCATCGTGCCCGCCGACAGGGCGGCGCCCGAGAACCAGCGATCTCCGGGGCGCTGCGTGGCCGCCGCCTTCGCAGGTGCGGCCGTCGGGGTGGCGGTGGCTGTCATCTCGGGGTGCCCCTCGTCGTGGTCGGGTGGTGTGCGATGAGCGGGCGGGTGGTCGACATGAGGATGCCGACCACCCGCCGCTCGGATCAGTCGGTGACGATCAGGTCGACGGCGGCCTGCGCCTTGGCGCGGATCTCATCCGAGATCGGGGCGCTGCCGGCCGCCTCGGCCGCCGCCTGCTGCCCGTCGGCGCTGATCGCCTCGCTGAAGAAGCCCTTCACCAGAGTGGCCTGGGCCGGGTCGGCGTACTGCTCGCATCCGATCAGATAGCTGATCAGGACGATCGGGTAGACCCCGGCCTCGGAGCTGGTGCGGTCCAGGTCGACGGCCAGGTCACCCGCGCCTTCGCGCTCCTCGAGCGGCGAGTGATCGACGATCGCCGCGGCGGCCTCGGGGGAGTAGGGGACGAAGGAGTCGCCCACCTTCACCGAGACGGTACCCAGCTCGCCGGCCCGGGATGCATCCGCATAGCCGATCGTGCCCTGACCGCCTTCGACGGCCTGGACGACACCAGACGTGCCCTGCGCCGCCTCGCCGGAGGGGAGCGGCCACTCCTCGACGGAGCCGTGCGTCCAGACGTCCCCGGCCGCTGCGGCCAGATAGTCGGTGAAGTTCCCGGTCGTGCCGGACTTGTCCGAGCGGTGCACCGGGTTGATCGCGAGATCGGGGAGGGTGACGCCGTCGTTGGTCGCGGCGATCTTCGGGTCGTTCCAGTTGGTGATGGTGCCCGCGAAGATACCGGCCAGCGTGTCGGCATCCAGGTTGAGCTCGTCGATGCCGTCGAGGTGGAAGATGACGGCGATCGGCGAGATGTAGGCGGGGATCTCGACGATTCCCGAGTCTGCGGCGCAGCCGGTGAACTCCATCGAGGACAGCTCGTCGGTCTTGAAAGCGCGGTCGGAGCCGGCGAAGGCGAACCCGCCGGCGGCGAACGACTCTCGGCCGGCGCCCGAGCCCTGCGGGTCGTAGTCGACGGTCACACCGGAGTTGGCGGTCTGGAAGGCCTTGGTCCAGGCGGAGATGGCGACCTCCTGCGAGGTGGCGCCGCCTCCGATGAGGTTGCCGCTCAGCTCGGCACCGGAGGAGGGCTGCTCCGGGTCGGTGGGGGTGCTGGGCTCGTTCGCGGCGCAGCCGGTGAGGGCGAGTGCGGCGATGGCGCCGATGGCGCTGATGCGAGCGGTGCGGGTGATCTTCACTGTGGATCCGTTCGATCGGGGAAATGTGTCATGCCCGGTGCAGGGCACACAGTGAGGCTAGGAGGGCCGGTTAACGAGACTTGCCCCCGCGGGTGAACGGAAGGTGAACGGATGGCGGCGCACCAGCGCCGGGACGAAGGAGCAGGGTGGATCGCAGTGGCCAGCGCGGAGTCAGACCTTGGGTTCGTGGGTCTCGATCGAGATGATCCCGGACCCGGGGTTCGTGGCCGACAGATGCACCACCGAGAAGCCCGCCGTCTCCAGACTGCTGGCGCTGTCGATGTAGGACCCGTGCATCGTCCCGGTCGCCAGGGCGAGTTCGGAGAGGATGCCGGGCAGCACCGGTCCGTGGCTGCACAGCACAGCGGGCTTGCGGGAGCGCACGCGCCGTCCCACGACCGATCGGATGTCTGCGGAGCCGTCCTCCCAGGCATCCTGACTGATCTTCGACGTGACCCGTGCCGTGCGCCCGAGCTTGTGCTCCAACGGCGCGACGGTCTGCAGGCAGCGCACCGCGTCGCTGGAGACGATGCGGCGCACACCGAAGGCCCGCAAGGGGGCGACGATCGCCTTCGCCTGGCGCTGACCGCGCTCGGTGAGCGGGCGCTCGGCATCCGCGCCCTCCCAGCCGGAGCGCGCGACGGCCTTGGCGTGACGCAGGGCGATCAGCGGAAAGGTGTGCAGCACGCCGTCGTCGACGAGCTGCGCGAAGCTGTCGAGGATCTCGACATCCACCGGATAGCTCAGGCGTGCGCGCGCCTTCTTCAGGCTCACCCACTCCAGGCCCGAGATCTCGCCGTTGGGCACGAACGTGGAGGCCCGGATCGCGGCATCCGTCGCCTCGGCGGCCCAGTAGTGCACGACCTTCTGCCGCTTCGGGCGCATCCAGTACCTGCTCACGCCCACCGGCACACCCAGGGCGACCTTGATGCCGGTCTCCTCCCGCACCTCGCGCACGGCGGTCTGCGCCAGCATCTCGCCGGGGTCGACCTTGCCCTTGGGCAGGGTGACGTCGCGATACTTCGTGCGGTGGATCAGCAGGATGCGCAGCTTGTCCTCGACCAGACGCCACACCACGGCGCCGGCGGCGAAGACCGCAGTGTCGGTCATCGGACCGTTCTCTTGCGTCGGCGGCCCTGCACGGCGGTCATCGTGTGATCCTGCAGGTCCAGCAGCGGATGGTCGTCAGAGCCGGCCGCGCGGGTCCAGACCCCGCCCGCACCGAGATGCCACGAGTTGGTGCCCTCGTCCATCGCCAGGTCGAACAGGTCGTTCAGCTCCTGGATGTGCTCGGGGGCGGAGAGCCGCACCAGCGCCTCCACGCGCCGGTCGAGGTTGCGGTGCATCATGTCGGCGCTGCCGATGTAGACGATCGGGTTGCCGTTGTTCTCGAACGCGAAGATGCGGGAGTGCTCGAGGTAGCGGCCCAGGATGCTGCGCACCGTGATGTTGTCGCTGACACCGGGCAGGTCCACGCGCAGGCTGCAGATGCCGCGCACCCAGACTTCCACGATCACCCCCGCGATGCTCGCCCGGTACAGCGAGTCGATGATCTGCTCGTCGACCATCGAGTTCACCTTGATGCGGATGCGGGCGGGCTTGCCCGCCAGAGCGTTCTTGCGCTCGTGCTCGATGTGCCGCAGCAGACCCTTGCGCAGGTGCAGCGGAGCGACCAGCAGGCGCTTGAACTTCTTCTCGATCGCGTAGCCGCTGAGCTCGTTGAACAGCCGGGTGAGGTCCTTGCCGATCTGCGGGTCGGTGGTGAACAGTCCGAAGTCCTCGTAGATGCGGCTCGTCTTCGGGTTGTAGTTGCCGGTGCCCACGTGCGAGTAGTGCCGCAGCCCGCCGTCCTCCTCGCGGATCACCAGCGCCAGCTTGCAGTGCGTCTTCAGGCCCACCAGACCGTACACCACGTGCACGCCGGCCTTCTCGAGCTTGCGCGCCCAGACGATGTTGTTCGCCTCGTCGAAGCGCGCCTTCACCTCGACCAGGGCCAGCACCGACTTGCCCGCCTCAGCCGCGTCGATCAGCGCCTGCACGATGGGGCTGTCGCCCGAGGTGCGGTACAGGGTCTGCTTGATGGCCAGCACGTGCGGGTCGCGGGCGGCCTGCTCCAGGAAAGCCT
Above is a window of Microbacterium suwonense DNA encoding:
- the pstA gene encoding phosphate ABC transporter permease PstA encodes the protein MTIIENAPSAAPAAVQLAPAVRITNGRLPSWSPWALLAASLAIAAAVFGVIAAGGGGFSVVGTLVVGILLYLVLIGVTSTLVEGRRKATDRVVTALVSTAFGIAMIPLASVAYTALQNGVAGLSAEFFSHSMRNVVGEGGGALHAIMGTVLITLAAAVISIPIGLLTSIYLVEYGRGRLARGITFLVDVMTGIPSIVAGLFIYALFALLIGPGIRIGLMGALSLAVLMIPVVVRSSEEMLRLVPNELREASFALGVPKWLTILKVVLPTSMAGIVTGVTLSIARVIGETAPLLVTAGFTASMNYSLTDGRMMSLPVFVYTQYMNQGIPAEAYVNRAWAAALVLILIVMVLNLVARLVAKYFAPAKIR
- a CDS encoding endonuclease domain-containing protein — protein: MASPTATSALAELGPVVRTAALRRRGVTAREIARARAAGEIVQVRRGVYARPDAHPALVHAAQHGGTVGCVTAGRMRGLWLLDEVDALHVWCGHAGNRHDCERTECEVRLHWDDGVTAFGALPPLRNILLQIAVCAGEETFFAALESGLRRSLVTLGDLRWLSTRLPGGMRGLLSFARADADSGLESLVRLRLHRLGIEARTQVRIAGVGEVDLLVGDRLIIEADGMQNHDDRASDGRTGSLRHKDLQRDARAAARGYVTLRFDYAMIVHHWDVVEEAILAVVAAGRHLA
- a CDS encoding phosphate ABC transporter substrate-binding protein PstS codes for the protein MKITRTARISAIGAIAALALTGCAANEPSTPTDPEQPSSGAELSGNLIGGGATSQEVAISAWTKAFQTANSGVTVDYDPQGSGAGRESFAAGGFAFAGSDRAFKTDELSSMEFTGCAADSGIVEIPAYISPIAVIFHLDGIDELNLDADTLAGIFAGTITNWNDPKIAATNDGVTLPDLAINPVHRSDKSGTTGNFTDYLAAAAGDVWTHGSVEEWPLPSGEAAQGTSGVVQAVEGGQGTIGYADASRAGELGTVSVKVGDSFVPYSPEAAAAIVDHSPLEEREGAGDLAVDLDRTSSEAGVYPIVLISYLIGCEQYADPAQATLVKGFFSEAISADGQQAAAEAAGSAPISDEIRAKAQAAVDLIVTD
- the pstC gene encoding phosphate ABC transporter permease subunit PstC, whose product is MTATATPTAAPAKAAATQRPGDRWFSGAALSAGTMILVTLAAVAVFLVIQSIPGMTATGDDATILKTDFWEYVGPLAFGTVWAAALALLIAIPLSIAVALFISHYAPRRLAQGLGYIVDLLAAVPSVVFGIWGIAVLAPAALPIYTWMTQHLNWIPLFDGNPSGRNILTAAIVLAVMVLPIITAICREIFLQTPTLHEEAALALGATRWEMIRMAVLPFARGGIVSASMLGLGRALGETMAVAMVLSASGGITWRLLTAQNPNTIPANIAQTFPEAYGLNINVLIATGLILFVVTFAVNAVARWIVNRRKEFSGAN
- the pstB gene encoding phosphate ABC transporter ATP-binding protein PstB is translated as MSKSIEVNDLNVYYGDFRAVEGVSLDIQPRSVTAFIGPSGCGKSTFLRTLNRMHEVIPGARVEGEVLLDGKDLYGPGVDPVLVRRQVGMVFQRPNPFPTMSIKDNVLAGVKLNNTRMSRADEDALVEKSLTSANLWNEVKDRLDKPGSGLSGGQQQRLCIARAIAVSPEVILMDEPCSALDPISTYAIEELIGELKNEYTVVIVTHNMQQASRVSDRTAFFNIAGTGKPGKLIEYDDTATIFTTPSVQATEDYVSGRFG
- a CDS encoding NUDIX hydrolase; this encodes MTDTAVFAAGAVVWRLVEDKLRILLIHRTKYRDVTLPKGKVDPGEMLAQTAVREVREETGIKVALGVPVGVSRYWMRPKRQKVVHYWAAEATDAAIRASTFVPNGEISGLEWVSLKKARARLSYPVDVEILDSFAQLVDDGVLHTFPLIALRHAKAVARSGWEGADAERPLTERGQRQAKAIVAPLRAFGVRRIVSSDAVRCLQTVAPLEHKLGRTARVTSKISQDAWEDGSADIRSVVGRRVRSRKPAVLCSHGPVLPGILSELALATGTMHGSYIDSASSLETAGFSVVHLSATNPGSGIISIETHEPKV
- a CDS encoding aminodeoxychorismate lyase; this translates as MAQRFALMITPVDAADTRKDFSDTFVEMDVSAPALSVGEFSTQRGDGVFESIGVIDGHANEVEAHVQRLAHSARICDLPAPHLEQWRQAVAVAAARIPQGEAVVKLILSRGVEHGPAPTAWVTASPAPDFSAVRREGVRVVTLDRGYDLGAGERAPWLLLGAKTLSYAVNMAALREARRRGADDAVFVTRDGFVLEAPTASLIVRRGDEFITTAPSAGILHGTTQLSVYEYLESRGFRTEYATLSVSDLATADAAWLVSSIRLAVAITAVDGALLASDPALTAELNTFLRSPR